In one Bartonella grahamii subsp. shimonis genomic region, the following are encoded:
- a CDS encoding MFS transporter yields the protein MDKVKQFKIYSVSKSTALVVAVLPLFLSEKLHLSQADIVLIGSYFLLLPLILEVPLGLLSDVYGSKRVIYTGLFFFLCGFLALFMNYAYFAYATYLLCITLAAACFSGAEDSLLFSVVPKHRTLFSVKSEVAAVTYSVTTVLIFLGGILYYVHPALPVIFQVLSLIFAIFMFSKLTKGLDSFHIDAHPNIFTVMCASRKEVKNPYRFTLIFLSAVSAFAILVNNRTVSIAFSDFLPFQPAILVSIIFIIGNFFSASSNILFQKYFSKFQNPIFPVLMIGCMVTIAFLLMSFQIIAALILGFLLLCVFKSAYRSYLSSLLINSLIDPKAIATVLSFTAIITAVVSFAFSFLYGHVFSTFWQAHLWLAVIMAVIFGVSALIIFVRKQEIIWLQPENAQSSKQHFLKRKHQEFCYGQIYPEASCINENIKDGSFRQSLYPAPNLITLCDEVVEWEFIRGTVLSQMDLLHQKAIIDQINKIFQDRLSKNIILSHGDLHPDNIIVTPDSSFMVVDWDLCQEASPELDILTFFTSPRLSLNLEERIDYISHLLSISKDEALPMIKAFVAKKISDLCLYQNIFMKQLVLDYMNLNKKFHER from the coding sequence GTGGATAAGGTTAAGCAATTTAAGATTTATAGTGTTAGCAAGTCTACTGCTCTAGTGGTTGCTGTTTTACCACTTTTTTTGTCGGAAAAATTGCATTTGTCGCAAGCGGATATTGTTTTAATCGGTAGTTATTTTTTATTGCTTCCTTTGATCTTAGAAGTCCCCTTGGGTTTATTATCAGATGTTTATGGAAGTAAGCGCGTTATTTATACTGGGCTGTTTTTCTTTCTTTGCGGTTTTTTAGCTCTTTTTATGAATTACGCATATTTTGCTTACGCCACTTATTTGTTGTGTATTACATTAGCAGCCGCTTGTTTCTCAGGTGCGGAAGATAGTTTACTCTTTTCTGTAGTACCAAAGCATCGCACACTGTTTTCCGTTAAGTCCGAAGTGGCTGCTGTTACCTATAGTGTGACAACGGTACTTATTTTTTTAGGGGGAATACTTTATTATGTGCATCCTGCATTGCCTGTGATTTTTCAAGTCCTTTCATTAATTTTTGCTATTTTTATGTTTTCAAAACTGACGAAGGGATTAGATAGTTTTCATATCGACGCTCATCCGAATATTTTTACAGTTATGTGCGCCAGCCGTAAAGAAGTCAAAAATCCTTATCGCTTCACTCTTATTTTTTTAAGTGCAGTTTCAGCTTTTGCTATTTTGGTTAATAATCGAACTGTTTCTATCGCATTTTCTGATTTTTTGCCATTTCAACCTGCTATTTTGGTTTCGATTATTTTTATCATTGGGAATTTTTTTTCAGCAAGTTCCAATATATTGTTTCAGAAGTATTTTTCAAAGTTTCAAAATCCTATTTTCCCCGTCTTAATGATTGGTTGTATGGTAACCATTGCTTTTCTTCTCATGTCATTTCAAATCATTGCGGCTCTTATATTAGGATTTTTACTGCTATGTGTTTTTAAATCTGCTTATCGATCTTATCTGTCGTCTCTTCTTATAAATTCACTGATTGATCCCAAAGCTATCGCGACTGTTTTATCATTTACAGCCATTATTACCGCTGTTGTATCCTTTGCATTCAGTTTTTTATACGGTCATGTTTTTTCAACATTCTGGCAAGCTCATTTGTGGTTGGCAGTGATTATGGCTGTGATTTTTGGGGTGTCTGCTTTAATTATTTTTGTCAGAAAACAAGAAATCATTTGGTTACAGCCTGAAAATGCACAATCGTCAAAACAACATTTCTTGAAACGCAAGCATCAAGAGTTTTGCTATGGGCAAATTTATCCGGAAGCATCGTGCATTAATGAAAACATCAAGGATGGCTCTTTTCGACAAAGTCTCTATCCTGCACCAAATTTGATAACACTTTGCGATGAAGTAGTCGAATGGGAGTTTATCCGGGGTACTGTATTGAGCCAAATGGATTTGCTACATCAAAAGGCGATTATTGATCAAATCAATAAGATCTTTCAAGATCGATTAAGCAAGAATATAATCTTATCACATGGAGATTTACATCCTGATAATATCATTGTTACTCCTGATAGTTCTTTTATGGTAGTGGATTGGGATTTATGTCAAGAAGCCAGTCCGGAATTGGATATCTTAACATTTTTCACCAGTCCAAGATTATCTCTCAATTTAGAAGAACGGATAGACTATATTTCTCATTTGCTGTCTATATCAAAGGATGAAGCTTTACCAATGATAAAAGCGTTTGTGGCTAAAAAAATTTCTGATCTTTGTCTATACCAAAATATTTTCATGAAACAATTAGTATTGGATTATATGAACTTGAATAAGAAATTTCATGAGCGATAA
- a CDS encoding phage minor head protein, producing the protein MDEELFKTAPKEVTRYFETKALIPSFDWRDVAPEEHAFSFTVAKSVGYDILEDFKRAVGEAIKHRLPFQEFQKNLMPILQEKGWWGKKTSIDPKTGEKSAVQLGSPRRLETVYWANTMSAHAAGEWERTQNNKEFLPYLTYALSSSEHKRLEHESWVGFTAPVDDPVWDWLYPPNGWRCKCSVRQVSRYEADNLGYEEGAEPPHVEERVWHNKRTGRVEKIPKGIDPGWHLNPGKHRAQNLSRFLSDKVSVMGDNRKRIAIEDIVGSPLLEAMFEGRWPRGFIPIAPMIQKVRDVFTTESSLIRLSSDSVKHILLEHQARALHLSDFRGAIQTLIRPHGVIRRKDAQSVVFLGESGGAWWRFAVKWVASKQEWWLISMHKKSFREIQRLLNAAEKKGERLL; encoded by the coding sequence ATGGATGAGGAACTTTTTAAAACCGCTCCTAAAGAGGTCACCCGTTATTTTGAAACCAAGGCACTTATTCCAAGCTTTGATTGGCGTGATGTGGCACCAGAAGAGCATGCTTTTTCTTTTACGGTGGCAAAATCGGTGGGCTATGACATTTTAGAGGATTTTAAGCGAGCGGTTGGAGAGGCAATCAAGCATAGGCTTCCTTTTCAAGAGTTTCAAAAAAATTTGATGCCGATTTTACAGGAAAAGGGCTGGTGGGGGAAAAAGACCAGCATTGACCCGAAAACGGGTGAAAAGAGTGCGGTGCAATTGGGCAGTCCGCGGCGTTTAGAAACGGTCTATTGGGCTAATACTATGAGTGCGCATGCGGCAGGTGAGTGGGAACGCACACAAAATAATAAAGAATTTTTGCCCTATCTCACCTATGCTTTGTCGAGTTCAGAACATAAGCGTTTAGAGCATGAAAGTTGGGTGGGGTTTACCGCACCCGTTGATGATCCAGTTTGGGATTGGCTTTATCCGCCCAATGGCTGGCGGTGTAAATGCAGTGTGCGGCAGGTAAGCCGTTATGAAGCAGACAATTTAGGCTATGAAGAGGGCGCAGAGCCACCCCATGTGGAGGAGCGGGTTTGGCACAATAAGCGAACGGGGCGGGTTGAGAAGATACCAAAGGGGATTGATCCTGGTTGGCATTTGAACCCTGGGAAACATCGAGCGCAAAATTTAAGCCGATTTTTAAGTGATAAAGTTTCCGTGATGGGGGACAATCGCAAGCGCATTGCCATTGAAGATATTGTAGGTTCGCCGCTTTTGGAAGCGATGTTTGAAGGACGTTGGCCTCGTGGATTTATCCCCATTGCTCCAATGATACAAAAGGTGCGTGATGTTTTTACAACAGAAAGTTCTCTTATTCGCTTATCCTCAGACAGCGTAAAACATATTTTATTAGAGCATCAAGCACGCGCTCTTCATTTGAGTGATTTTCGAGGCGCCATTCAAACACTCATCCGCCCCCATGGCGTTATTAGACGAAAAGATGCACAGAGTGTTGTATTTTTGGGTGAAAGTGGTGGGGCATGGTGGCGCTTTGCAGTCAAATGGGTAGCAAGCAAACAAGAATGGTGGCTTATCTCCATGCATAAAAAGAGCTTTCGCGAAATTCAACGTTTGTTAAACGCGGCTGAAAAAAAGGGCGAGAGGTTGTTGTAA
- a CDS encoding GPW/gp25 family protein → MRCGMSEKDGSLLYGWDHCQQSLRKCLTTRIGTRVLRRHYGCNVGAYQDANADPATMMQLYQEIVQALDDPECGEPGFSLQRIDLTIAPREGTFHFVLTGIFYPDGHLGDWSHKEPMRINLEVGDDRV, encoded by the coding sequence ATGCGGTGCGGGATGAGCGAAAAGGATGGCTCTCTCTTATATGGTTGGGACCATTGTCAACAGTCACTGCGTAAATGTCTGACGACAAGAATTGGGACACGGGTTTTGCGTCGTCATTATGGGTGCAATGTTGGGGCTTACCAAGATGCTAATGCGGATCCTGCGACGATGATGCAGCTTTATCAAGAAATCGTGCAAGCGCTCGATGATCCAGAGTGTGGAGAGCCCGGGTTTTCGCTGCAGAGGATTGATCTGACAATTGCTCCGCGTGAAGGCACATTCCATTTTGTTTTAACGGGTATTTTTTATCCCGATGGGCATTTGGGGGATTGGTCACACAAAGAGCCAATGCGCATCAATTTAGAGGTTGGTGATGACAGAGTTTGA
- a CDS encoding baseplate J/gp47 family protein, with product MTEFEPLPLPQLPLPQIIEELSVEAILEQKITRLTELFAAHHIPYNVEKTAYDPVVIQLQAAAYEELLLRQRMNEVARDNLLTFARGTSLDHLGDFHGVTRLLDEDDARLRRRIRLNRQGHSTGGTAPRYQYFALSSDIHVKDAFVYRLGKSPLIHVALFSDAPSGVADEALIAKVQAALDAPHVKMTNDHIFVKSAVQRMIDISADFWLLPDEGSFVLERAEQNLRAEWARAQRLGRDLSLSWILSRLMVEGVHHVNITHPCEDILVAPDEAVALGEIVLSEEGRAY from the coding sequence ATGACAGAGTTTGAACCTTTACCTCTCCCACAACTACCTCTCCCACAAATTATTGAAGAGCTTTCTGTTGAAGCCATTTTAGAGCAAAAGATCACGCGTTTGACTGAGCTTTTTGCGGCGCATCATATTCCTTATAATGTGGAAAAGACCGCTTATGATCCGGTGGTCATTCAATTGCAAGCGGCCGCTTATGAAGAGTTGCTATTGCGCCAGCGGATGAATGAGGTGGCACGGGATAATTTACTCACATTTGCGCGTGGAACAAGTTTAGATCATTTGGGGGATTTTCATGGGGTCACGCGCCTTTTGGATGAGGATGATGCGCGTTTGCGCCGCCGCATTCGCTTGAATAGACAAGGACATTCCACAGGGGGCACGGCACCACGGTATCAATATTTTGCTCTCTCAAGTGATATCCATGTCAAAGATGCTTTTGTTTATCGTTTAGGCAAAAGCCCGCTTATTCATGTTGCGCTTTTTAGTGACGCCCCTTCAGGGGTGGCTGATGAGGCTTTAATTGCAAAGGTTCAAGCAGCCCTTGATGCCCCCCATGTTAAAATGACCAATGACCACATTTTTGTGAAAAGCGCGGTACAGCGGATGATCGATATTTCTGCTGATTTTTGGTTGTTACCGGATGAAGGCTCCTTTGTTTTGGAAAGAGCGGAGCAGAATTTAAGAGCAGAATGGGCGCGTGCGCAAAGGCTTGGGCGTGATCTCTCTTTAAGTTGGATACTAAGCCGCCTGATGGTTGAGGGCGTTCACCATGTGAACATAACGCACCCTTGTGAGGATATTTTGGTCGCACCGGATGAAGCGGTCGCACTAGGGGAGATTGTTTTGTCTGAAGAGGGGCGTGCTTATTGA
- a CDS encoding DUF1320 domain-containing protein: MAYASKTLIEELWGDDFLKDLCAFDDEADPVLFDQAIALALEQASGEIDVHLSHRYLVPIAGQPAALSMICVNIAVYNLAIRHTALTTTIEDRYKQAVDLLKRIAEGKAGLGVDEPKIMSEDGPLRDGAFFHAKPRLMGR; this comes from the coding sequence ATGGCATATGCAAGCAAAACATTGATTGAAGAGCTCTGGGGTGATGATTTCTTAAAAGACTTATGTGCTTTTGATGATGAGGCTGATCCAGTGCTTTTCGATCAAGCCATTGCCCTTGCCCTCGAACAGGCAAGCGGTGAGATTGATGTGCATTTGTCTCATCGCTACTTGGTCCCCATTGCTGGACAGCCGGCGGCTCTCAGCATGATCTGTGTCAATATTGCCGTTTATAATTTAGCCATACGCCATACGGCACTGACCACAACCATTGAAGATCGCTACAAACAGGCGGTTGATTTACTAAAACGCATTGCAGAAGGCAAAGCGGGTTTGGGGGTCGATGAACCTAAAATTATGAGTGAAGATGGACCGCTTCGTGATGGGGCTTTTTTCCATGCCAAACCGCGTTTGATGGGAAGATAA
- a CDS encoding phage virion morphogenesis protein, translating to MSVSSHIEIKETGLEAALSFLQKGAESSMGTLSQGVGRLIQESTRRRIQSEKISPQGEKWKNNYARTSILYASGALSRSIDMKASPEKVVIGSGLVYARIHQLGGVIRPKNGKTLRFFLKSGKAQRFVCVHQVTMPARPYLGLSEHNKVEIIKAAEDWLGRVFS from the coding sequence ATGTCTGTTTCAAGCCATATTGAGATTAAAGAGACGGGGCTTGAAGCGGCTTTATCCTTTTTACAAAAGGGAGCTGAGAGCTCGATGGGAACTTTATCACAAGGGGTTGGGCGCCTCATTCAAGAGAGCACAAGGCGGCGGATTCAAAGCGAAAAGATCTCCCCCCAAGGAGAGAAGTGGAAAAACAATTATGCTCGTACCTCCATTCTTTATGCCAGTGGGGCGCTCTCACGCTCCATTGATATGAAAGCTTCACCAGAAAAGGTGGTGATTGGCTCTGGGCTGGTTTATGCGCGGATTCATCAATTGGGTGGGGTTATTCGCCCGAAAAATGGCAAAACCCTGCGCTTCTTTCTTAAAAGCGGCAAAGCACAGCGCTTTGTTTGTGTGCATCAAGTAACCATGCCGGCGCGCCCCTATTTAGGGCTTTCAGAACACAATAAAGTGGAAATTATCAAAGCAGCAGAAGATTGGCTGGGAAGGGTCTTTTCATGA
- a CDS encoding radical SAM protein, producing the protein MFRINLDENSITRLNDFQTIVLNDSAIILIDSVFLQNQKIETVAAKLNVETEILASDFSILLRELEKNGFLLKKENLISASDSIFDLKKLWVPVTPIIHIIQNCNSPCIMCDCWKIKEKNWHTPESLIPLFRMLKEKGAASVMLSGGEPLMHPKLKDILLTLNELGLPVELNTNGILLHKNLWISQYDIKEIVISMDSTSVQGYYDIRGANKFDRVWKNIETVKNLQPLQSIGIRATVTKEILENIINFIDFCISKDVDYIGFSPLDTSSFSFSRKNNTKDRSKALRNKILPPNASLFHLRDELSRKESPLQIYIDKKFQERKISWTSQNFVNCINYYLGENSTYVSSPLMCLFPFSSLVLDYNGDLKNCFYSEAFGNLQNYEAIDWSAQSVLKSLKESGTCSGCRGKVFCG; encoded by the coding sequence ATGTTTCGTATTAATCTCGACGAGAATAGCATAACTAGATTAAATGATTTTCAGACTATTGTGCTTAATGATTCCGCTATAATTTTAATTGATTCAGTTTTTTTACAGAATCAGAAAATTGAAACTGTTGCGGCAAAGCTTAATGTAGAGACAGAGATTTTAGCATCAGATTTTTCAATCTTGTTAAGAGAACTAGAAAAGAATGGTTTTCTTTTAAAGAAGGAAAACTTGATTAGTGCGTCAGATTCGATTTTTGATCTTAAAAAATTATGGGTACCTGTAACACCTATTATACATATTATCCAGAATTGCAATAGCCCTTGTATCATGTGCGATTGCTGGAAGATTAAGGAAAAAAATTGGCATACTCCAGAAAGTTTAATACCCTTATTTAGAATGTTGAAAGAAAAAGGAGCTGCCTCAGTGATGCTTTCTGGGGGAGAACCTTTAATGCATCCGAAGCTTAAAGATATTTTATTAACGTTGAATGAACTAGGTCTGCCTGTTGAATTAAATACTAATGGCATCTTATTGCATAAAAATTTATGGATTTCACAGTATGACATAAAAGAAATTGTTATTTCTATGGATTCGACTAGTGTCCAAGGATATTATGATATACGGGGGGCGAATAAATTTGATCGAGTGTGGAAAAACATTGAAACAGTTAAGAATCTTCAACCTCTGCAAAGTATAGGAATAAGAGCGACAGTTACCAAAGAGATTCTAGAAAATATTATTAATTTTATCGATTTTTGTATAAGCAAAGATGTCGATTATATCGGATTCAGCCCGCTCGATACGTCGTCATTTAGTTTTTCTAGAAAAAATAATACAAAGGATCGATCTAAGGCTTTAAGAAACAAAATTCTTCCGCCAAACGCTTCACTTTTTCATTTGAGAGATGAATTATCAAGGAAAGAATCCCCCCTCCAGATTTATATAGATAAAAAGTTCCAAGAAAGGAAAATCTCATGGACGTCACAAAATTTTGTAAATTGTATTAATTATTACTTAGGCGAAAATTCTACGTACGTTTCGTCGCCGTTAATGTGTTTATTTCCATTTTCATCCTTGGTATTGGACTATAATGGAGATTTAAAAAATTGCTTTTATTCAGAAGCTTTTGGGAATCTACAAAATTATGAGGCAATAGATTGGTCTGCTCAAAGCGTTTTAAAATCTTTGAAAGAATCTGGCACATGTAGCGGATGTCGTGGGAAGGTATTTTGTGGATAA
- a CDS encoding baseplate assembly protein, translated as MNDAHLLGDTLRQMMKRLDALERCLANQHMIGRVAEVDGHRVRVKLFEQGFHGQAVLSPWLQAQEASGAVSSNMPLNIGDPVRLLNPHGEIGSASLVVRDSYSEDAPNPARSPQELALCYAGGALRITKDELILSHGENQIHLSEKGLVLSHQSTRVALTGSVHIQAEDLQHNQKSVGANHKHGGVKMGPSTTSRPL; from the coding sequence ATGAATGATGCGCATTTGTTGGGTGACACCTTGCGGCAAATGATGAAGCGTCTTGATGCGCTTGAACGCTGTCTTGCCAACCAGCACATGATTGGGCGGGTTGCAGAAGTTGATGGTCATAGAGTACGGGTAAAACTTTTCGAACAGGGTTTCCATGGACAAGCGGTTTTATCGCCTTGGCTACAAGCACAAGAAGCTTCTGGCGCTGTTTCCAGCAATATGCCCTTAAATATTGGTGATCCGGTGCGGTTGTTAAATCCCCATGGCGAAATTGGTTCTGCCTCTTTGGTGGTGCGCGATAGTTATAGTGAGGATGCGCCTAATCCCGCACGCTCGCCGCAAGAGCTTGCTCTGTGTTATGCCGGTGGCGCTTTGCGTATCACGAAGGATGAACTCATTCTCTCCCATGGGGAAAACCAAATTCATTTGAGTGAAAAAGGTTTGGTGCTTTCACATCAATCAACCCGTGTTGCATTAACGGGCAGTGTGCACATTCAAGCAGAAGATTTACAGCACAATCAAAAATCTGTTGGCGCAAACCACAAACACGGTGGGGTCAAAATGGGTCCCTCCACAACCTCTCGTCCTCTTTAA
- a CDS encoding DUF935 domain-containing protein, with protein MVRDDALPESLYTINDIKSDFIILNIKGLEREVASPSINGVRDVWSQTIVSGLTPAQLADILQQAARGHPEQFFQLADDMEERDLHYRAVLGMRKNALTGVEPGVIAASNSAQDKKIADAVREMISAPTFVDDYVADLLDALGKGYAVVETLWDKSAKEWWPVAWRWRDQRFFQLDRRDGFHLRLKEEGSHYGIELPAYKFSIHRPKLKSGLPIRSGLARLAAWAFLFKSYTLKDWMAFLEVYGMPLRVGKYGASSSQEERRVLIQAVRDLSSDAAAIIPKEMEIEFIEAAGGSGNAVFAAKAEYLDRQISKGVLGQTMTTDDGSSFSQARIHENVRHDIARADARQLALTANRDLIVPFVEINFGRQECYPLVYWPISENEDIKAISDALQKLVPLGLRVGAQEVRNKIGFSQPKKEEDVLKAAISDCGERGQGDGEGKQKASFCADCGGAFDVSVTRESKGGKEQGGKYHDELDRLSSEALSDWEEDLEPLLEPFKKLVREAKSYEDILKGLDELLGEMDHHALAARLAKVQMIARGLGYHG; from the coding sequence ATGGTGAGAGATGACGCGTTGCCTGAATCTTTATATACAATAAATGACATAAAATCTGATTTTATTATTCTTAATATCAAAGGGTTGGAGCGGGAGGTGGCAAGCCCAAGCATTAATGGTGTTCGTGATGTGTGGTCACAAACCATTGTCAGTGGTCTCACCCCTGCGCAACTTGCTGATATTTTACAACAGGCAGCACGGGGGCATCCAGAGCAGTTTTTCCAACTTGCTGATGATATGGAAGAGCGTGATTTACATTATCGTGCTGTGCTTGGCATGCGTAAAAATGCTTTGACAGGTGTGGAGCCTGGCGTGATTGCGGCAAGCAACAGTGCACAGGACAAAAAGATAGCTGATGCGGTGCGCGAAATGATTAGTGCGCCCACCTTTGTTGATGATTATGTGGCGGATTTGTTAGATGCTTTGGGTAAAGGCTATGCGGTTGTTGAAACCTTGTGGGACAAGAGTGCCAAAGAATGGTGGCCGGTTGCATGGAGGTGGCGTGACCAGCGGTTTTTTCAATTGGACAGGCGAGATGGCTTTCATTTGCGTTTAAAAGAAGAGGGGTCTCACTATGGTATTGAGTTGCCTGCTTATAAATTTTCTATTCACCGCCCAAAGTTGAAAAGCGGTTTGCCTATCCGCTCTGGGCTTGCCAGACTTGCGGCTTGGGCATTTTTGTTTAAGTCTTATACCTTAAAAGATTGGATGGCTTTCTTAGAAGTTTACGGCATGCCTTTGCGTGTGGGCAAATATGGTGCGAGCTCTTCTCAAGAGGAACGGCGGGTTCTTATTCAAGCGGTGCGTGATTTATCTAGTGATGCGGCAGCGATTATTCCCAAAGAGATGGAGATTGAGTTTATTGAAGCGGCAGGGGGCAGTGGCAATGCGGTTTTTGCTGCAAAGGCTGAATATTTAGATCGGCAGATCTCAAAGGGTGTGTTGGGACAAACGATGACGACGGATGATGGATCGTCCTTTTCGCAAGCGCGCATTCATGAAAATGTGCGTCATGATATTGCCAGAGCTGATGCACGGCAACTGGCGTTGACGGCCAATCGTGATTTGATTGTGCCGTTTGTTGAGATTAATTTTGGGCGCCAAGAGTGCTACCCCCTTGTCTATTGGCCGATTTCGGAAAATGAAGATATTAAAGCGATTAGTGATGCTTTGCAAAAACTTGTGCCCTTGGGATTGCGTGTTGGGGCGCAAGAAGTGCGCAATAAGATTGGCTTTTCGCAACCCAAAAAGGAAGAAGATGTTTTAAAGGCTGCTATCTCTGATTGTGGTGAGAGGGGACAAGGGGATGGTGAGGGTAAACAAAAGGCGAGTTTTTGTGCTGATTGTGGGGGTGCTTTTGATGTTTCTGTGACAAGAGAGAGCAAGGGTGGAAAAGAGCAGGGTGGGAAATATCACGACGAATTGGACCGACTTTCGAGTGAGGCTTTAAGTGACTGGGAAGAGGATTTAGAACCCCTTTTAGAGCCTTTTAAAAAGCTTGTGAGAGAAGCAAAAAGTTATGAGGATATCCTCAAAGGCTTGGATGAATTGCTAGGTGAGATGGATCATCACGCATTAGCAGCGCGCTTGGCAAAAGTACAGATGATTGCACGTGGGCTTGGGTATCATGGATGA
- a CDS encoding capsid protein, whose amino-acid sequence MNRPFPIDPTLTAIAIGYRNPAGSLIGDKVLPRVCVLSEVFKYSEFPLAESFTVPELEIGRKGRPNVVEFSAFEREASVRDYGLDDLIPNSDIEAAARARAERRSRYNPEKTAVEGLANLLELGREVRVAALVQRSENYAPERVITLKGENKFSDYEKSDPYATLDEAMDKALVYTPNTIVMGKVVWSKLKRHPKIIKAVKGGGTADGFVTKAQFADLMEIHPDRLLIGESQVNLARKGRSVQLARVWGNKIALLYIDPTKQQADGSVISWGFSAQLGERLSGVINDPDIGLSGGKRVRVGERVCELVAAKDAGVLLQDVV is encoded by the coding sequence ATGAACAGACCTTTTCCCATTGATCCAACACTTACCGCTATTGCTATTGGATATCGCAATCCAGCAGGTTCTCTTATTGGCGATAAAGTTTTGCCCCGTGTTTGTGTTTTAAGTGAAGTGTTTAAATATAGTGAATTTCCTCTAGCGGAAAGTTTTACGGTGCCTGAACTTGAGATAGGGCGGAAAGGGCGCCCGAATGTGGTGGAATTTTCTGCCTTTGAACGGGAAGCCAGTGTGAGAGATTACGGACTTGATGATTTGATTCCCAATTCAGATATTGAAGCAGCGGCACGCGCCAGGGCAGAGCGACGCTCTCGTTATAATCCCGAAAAGACAGCTGTAGAGGGACTTGCCAATTTGCTAGAATTGGGGCGTGAAGTGCGTGTTGCAGCCCTTGTGCAAAGAAGTGAAAATTACGCACCAGAGCGCGTGATAACGCTTAAAGGAGAGAATAAATTTAGCGATTATGAAAAATCTGATCCTTACGCCACTTTGGATGAGGCGATGGATAAAGCTCTCGTCTATACGCCCAACACCATTGTGATGGGTAAAGTTGTTTGGTCAAAACTCAAACGTCATCCCAAAATCATTAAAGCTGTTAAGGGGGGTGGCACTGCTGATGGTTTTGTCACCAAGGCGCAATTTGCTGATCTGATGGAAATACACCCCGATCGTTTACTCATTGGTGAATCGCAAGTGAATTTGGCACGCAAAGGGCGCTCAGTACAATTGGCACGTGTTTGGGGCAATAAGATTGCACTGCTTTATATTGACCCGACCAAACAACAGGCGGATGGATCGGTGATCAGTTGGGGCTTTAGCGCCCAATTGGGTGAACGTTTGTCTGGAGTGATCAATGATCCAGATATTGGTTTATCGGGTGGTAAACGGGTGCGTGTGGGTGAACGCGTGTGTGAATTGGTGGCAGCCAAAGATGCCGGTGTATTGCTGCAAGATGTTGTTTAA
- a CDS encoding phage protease, with the protein MEQEFYEDQKEGHAEICHDETFHGNFIDLCPDVLCQDVTVSQAPEWVELLPKAPNVKARDGRQWHYNPQTILKAFAANKGPLVIDYEHGQHHRARNGLEAPASGWIEELAERDGAIWGRVKWTDMAAKKIVAREYRYLSPEFRHSKNGEILSLAGAGLVNRPALVMTALSHEHPLTPPLIPLVVSPTTLTEKMMDLTAIASALELAEDAKPAEILASITTREKERVELNAQLTKAQEDLALLQEEQKKATIESLLDKAIEEGKILPAAREEYRALCSLEGGMEHFKSLVEKLPALASTSPLEACALAQEPKLAPEDIALAARHYQEEQKQKGFDITISQAVDYIYEQKERQS; encoded by the coding sequence ATGGAGCAAGAATTTTACGAAGATCAAAAAGAAGGACATGCTGAGATATGTCATGACGAGACATTTCATGGCAATTTCATAGATCTTTGCCCGGACGTTTTATGTCAAGACGTCACCGTTAGCCAAGCGCCTGAGTGGGTAGAGCTTTTGCCCAAAGCGCCAAATGTGAAGGCGCGTGATGGACGGCAATGGCATTATAACCCGCAAACGATTTTAAAGGCTTTTGCAGCCAATAAAGGACCGCTTGTGATTGATTATGAGCATGGGCAACATCACAGAGCGAGGAACGGCTTGGAAGCGCCTGCCAGCGGTTGGATTGAAGAACTCGCAGAACGGGATGGTGCGATTTGGGGTCGGGTTAAATGGACCGATATGGCAGCTAAAAAGATTGTGGCTCGGGAATATCGCTATCTTTCCCCTGAGTTTCGTCATTCTAAAAATGGTGAGATTTTAAGTTTGGCAGGGGCAGGGCTGGTGAACCGTCCTGCCCTTGTGATGACGGCTTTAAGCCATGAACACCCTTTAACACCCCCTTTGATACCTCTTGTGGTGTCCCCAACAACCTTGACGGAGAAAATGATGGATTTAACAGCCATTGCCAGTGCTTTGGAGCTGGCAGAAGATGCAAAACCTGCAGAAATTTTAGCAAGCATTACAACACGCGAAAAGGAACGCGTGGAATTAAATGCCCAATTAACAAAAGCGCAAGAAGATTTAGCGCTTTTGCAAGAAGAGCAAAAAAAGGCGACTATTGAGAGTCTTTTAGACAAAGCGATTGAAGAGGGTAAGATTTTGCCGGCTGCTCGCGAGGAATATCGTGCGCTCTGTAGCCTTGAAGGGGGGATGGAACATTTTAAAAGTTTGGTCGAGAAGTTGCCGGCGCTTGCCTCAACAAGCCCTTTAGAAGCATGTGCCTTAGCACAAGAACCAAAGCTTGCGCCAGAAGATATTGCGCTTGCGGCACGCCATTATCAGGAAGAGCAGAAGCAAAAAGGCTTCGACATCACCATTAGCCAAGCGGTTGATTATATTTATGAACAAAAGGAACGCCAATCATGA